In the genome of Massilibacillus massiliensis, one region contains:
- the trmFO gene encoding FADH(2)-oxidizing methylenetetrahydrofolate--tRNA-(uracil(54)-C(5))-methyltransferase TrmFO, whose product MSKVIIIGAGLAGSEAAWQIAQKGIHVELYEMRPKVSTPAHHSENFAELVCSNSLRGAGLENAVGLMKEEMRQMHSLIMEAADATKIPAGGALAVDRNAFSEYITDKIKNHPLIQVVHEEVIEIPKTDDVVIIASGPLTSPAFSNSIAKLTGQEYLYFYDAAAPIVVKESLNMEKAYKASRYGKGDDDYINCPMNKEEYASFWQELVQAEKTATKDFEKAIFFEGCMPVEEMASRGVDTLRYGPLKPVGLEHPVTGERPYAVVQLRQDNYAASLYNIVGFQTHLKWPEQKRVFSLIPGLDTAEFVRYGVMHRNTFINSPMVLKPTLQMQTNAKILFAGQMTGVEGYIESAASGLVAGINSVKITNGCEPLIYPADTAHGAMCQYITNADAKKFQPMNINFGLLPPLNERIKDKKLKNRTIAERALASLASFRHTI is encoded by the coding sequence GTGTCTAAAGTAATTATAATTGGAGCCGGTCTTGCTGGCAGTGAAGCTGCTTGGCAGATCGCACAAAAGGGTATCCATGTAGAGCTATATGAAATGCGTCCAAAGGTGTCGACCCCGGCACATCATAGTGAGAATTTTGCAGAGTTGGTTTGCAGTAATTCTCTTCGCGGGGCGGGACTTGAAAACGCTGTTGGTTTAATGAAAGAAGAAATGCGCCAAATGCACTCACTGATCATGGAAGCTGCTGATGCAACGAAGATTCCAGCTGGCGGTGCACTTGCTGTAGACCGCAATGCTTTTAGTGAATATATTACAGATAAAATAAAAAATCATCCATTGATTCAGGTTGTTCATGAAGAAGTTATCGAAATTCCAAAAACAGACGATGTTGTTATCATTGCAAGCGGCCCTTTGACATCACCAGCATTCTCCAATTCGATAGCGAAATTAACAGGACAGGAATATTTATATTTTTACGATGCGGCTGCACCGATCGTTGTAAAAGAATCTTTAAATATGGAAAAAGCGTATAAAGCTTCTCGTTATGGCAAAGGTGATGACGATTATATTAACTGTCCAATGAATAAGGAAGAATACGCAAGTTTTTGGCAGGAGCTTGTACAGGCAGAAAAAACAGCAACAAAAGATTTTGAAAAAGCGATTTTTTTTGAAGGCTGTATGCCTGTTGAAGAGATGGCAAGTCGTGGGGTAGATACTTTAAGATATGGTCCTTTAAAGCCAGTTGGGCTTGAACATCCAGTTACCGGCGAAAGACCATACGCAGTTGTGCAACTCAGACAAGATAATTATGCGGCAAGTCTTTATAATATCGTAGGCTTTCAAACGCATTTAAAATGGCCAGAACAAAAACGTGTTTTTAGTCTGATTCCAGGTTTGGATACAGCAGAATTTGTTCGTTATGGTGTAATGCACCGTAATACATTTATCAATTCTCCAATGGTGTTGAAACCTACACTTCAAATGCAAACGAATGCAAAAATTTTATTTGCTGGTCAGATGACGGGGGTAGAAGGTTATATAGAATCGGCTGCGAGTGGTCTTGTTGCAGGGATCAATTCCGTTAAAATAACAAATGGATGTGAACCGCTTATTTACCCTGCCGATACAGCGCATGGTGCAATGTGTCAGTATATTACAAATGCTGATGCAAAGAAATTTCAACCAATGAATATTAATTTTGGCTTATTGCCGCCGTTAAATGAAAGAATTAAGGATAAAAAGTTAAAAAATCGTACAATTGCAGAAAGAGCGCTAGCTAGTTTAGCGTCTTTTAGACATACTATATAA
- the hslU gene encoding ATP-dependent protease ATPase subunit HslU, producing the protein MKEQTPKQIVYELDKYIVGQSQAKKSVAVALRNRWRSKQLPESLKDEIIPKNILMIGSTGVGKTEIARRLAKLVNAPFVKVEATKFTEVGYVGRDVESMVRDLVETSIRMLKQEKMLEVNDKALELANERIIECFIPTQKKENSRNPFEMLFNNNETKENSPVQEEEPKYQAGREWCRKRLMAGEMEDELIEISVEDTATPMIGMLSGSGIEEMGNNIQDMLGSLMPKKQKKRKVTVQNARKIFTQEEAQKLIDMDEVVTSAMKIAEDNGIIFLDEIDKVAGRGNSSGPDVSREGVQRDILPIVEGSTVVTKYGPIKTDHILFIAAGAFHTAKPSDLIPELQGRFPIRVELTNLSKADFMQILTEPANALIKQYIYLLETEGVKIKFTDDAIEELAEIACNVNAQTENIGARRLHTILEKLLEDLAFEAPDIKEKNVTIDKAYVDLKLGHIVVNQDLSHFIL; encoded by the coding sequence TTGAAAGAACAAACCCCAAAGCAAATTGTTTATGAGCTAGATAAATATATCGTTGGACAGTCACAGGCCAAAAAATCTGTTGCTGTTGCACTTCGAAATCGTTGGAGAAGCAAACAATTACCTGAATCATTAAAAGATGAAATTATTCCCAAAAATATTTTAATGATAGGTTCTACCGGTGTTGGAAAGACCGAAATTGCCAGACGTCTCGCCAAATTGGTGAATGCACCGTTTGTTAAAGTTGAAGCAACTAAATTTACTGAAGTAGGTTATGTCGGGCGTGATGTAGAGTCTATGGTAAGAGATTTAGTGGAAACTTCAATTAGAATGCTGAAGCAAGAAAAAATGTTAGAAGTAAATGATAAAGCATTAGAACTTGCCAATGAAAGGATCATTGAATGCTTTATACCAACGCAGAAAAAAGAAAACTCTCGTAATCCATTTGAAATGCTGTTTAATAATAACGAAACAAAAGAAAATTCACCGGTACAGGAAGAAGAACCTAAATATCAGGCGGGAAGAGAATGGTGTCGTAAACGTTTGATGGCAGGTGAAATGGAAGACGAATTGATTGAAATCAGCGTAGAAGATACAGCCACGCCGATGATTGGAATGTTGTCTGGCTCGGGTATCGAAGAGATGGGAAACAATATTCAGGATATGCTTGGTAGTCTAATGCCGAAAAAACAAAAGAAACGTAAAGTAACCGTTCAAAATGCAAGAAAAATTTTCACGCAGGAAGAAGCACAAAAGCTGATTGATATGGATGAAGTTGTTACAAGTGCGATGAAGATAGCAGAAGATAATGGGATTATTTTTCTTGATGAAATTGACAAAGTAGCTGGACGAGGTAATTCATCAGGACCAGATGTTTCGCGTGAAGGTGTGCAAAGAGATATACTTCCCATCGTGGAGGGGTCGACAGTTGTTACAAAATATGGACCTATTAAAACGGATCATATCTTATTTATTGCGGCAGGGGCTTTCCATACAGCAAAACCATCAGATTTGATTCCAGAATTACAAGGTCGGTTTCCAATTCGAGTAGAGCTTACGAATCTGTCCAAAGCAGATTTCATGCAAATTTTAACAGAGCCAGCGAACGCTTTAATTAAGCAATATATATATTTATTAGAAACAGAAGGCGTGAAGATAAAATTTACAGATGATGCGATAGAAGAGCTTGCTGAGATTGCTTGTAATGTAAATGCGCAAACAGAAAATATTGGTGCGAGGCGTTTACATACAATTTTAGAAAAACTACTAGAAGATTTAGCTTTTGAAGCTCCAGATATAAAAGAAAAAAATGTGACGATTGATAAAGCATATGTTGATTTAAAATTAGGACATATTGTAGTAAATCAAGATTTAAGTCATTTTATCTTATAA
- the flgC gene encoding flagellar basal body rod protein FlgC translates to MGMFGAIDAAASGMTAERLRMDVISNNIANANTTRTEEGGAYRRRVVIFEPRNGETNSFSKTLSKEMQNEAGEGVRAVQITTDNTPGRTIYDPSHPDANAEGYVEMPNLNIVSEMVDMITASRAYEANVTSVNAAKSMAMKTLDIGK, encoded by the coding sequence GTGGGAATGTTTGGTGCAATAGATGCAGCAGCGTCAGGAATGACAGCTGAACGTTTACGAATGGATGTTATTTCCAACAACATAGCGAATGCCAATACTACGCGTACAGAAGAAGGCGGTGCGTATCGTCGCCGGGTGGTTATTTTTGAACCGAGAAATGGAGAAACGAACTCGTTTTCGAAAACTTTATCAAAAGAAATGCAAAATGAAGCTGGTGAGGGTGTGAGAGCTGTTCAAATTACGACAGACAATACACCTGGACGTACGATATATGATCCTAGTCATCCGGATGCAAACGCCGAAGGATATGTGGAAATGCCAAATTTAAACATAGTTTCTGAAATGGTAGATATGATTACTGCTTCGAGAGCTTATGAAGCGAATGTAACGTCTGTGAATGCAGCGAAGAGCATGGCGATGAAAACATTGGATATTGGAAAATAG
- the fliE gene encoding flagellar hook-basal body complex protein FliE, translated as MQVEALKLTPVVSSATTHLGENQKIVQKSFGEYFNEALNNVNELQLKGQQANIDMAAGKVKDISQVIVATEKASIALQLTMQVRNKVIDAYQEVMRMQV; from the coding sequence ATGCAAGTTGAAGCATTGAAGTTGACGCCGGTTGTAAGTAGTGCAACTACACATCTTGGTGAAAATCAAAAAATAGTACAAAAAAGTTTTGGCGAGTATTTTAATGAAGCTTTAAATAATGTAAATGAACTTCAATTAAAAGGGCAACAAGCGAATATTGATATGGCGGCGGGAAAGGTGAAAGATATATCCCAAGTAATTGTAGCAACTGAAAAAGCAAGCATTGCTTTACAGCTTACTATGCAAGTACGTAATAAAGTGATAGATGCATATCAAGAAGTTATGCGCATGCAGGTTTGA
- the hslV gene encoding ATP-dependent protease subunit HslV, with translation MFHATTIVAVKHKGKTAIAGDGQVTFGGNTVMKHNAKKVRRLYHGKVLAGFAGSVADAFTLFGKFETKLEEFNGNLMRAAVELAKEWRTDRVLRKLEALLIIMDHEKMLILSGNGEVIEPDDGVTAIGSGGAYALAAARGMVKYSNLSASEIAEEALKIAADICVFTNHHITVEELD, from the coding sequence ATGTTTCATGCTACAACAATTGTGGCTGTAAAGCATAAAGGGAAAACAGCAATTGCCGGCGATGGGCAAGTTACCTTTGGTGGCAATACGGTAATGAAACATAATGCCAAAAAAGTCAGACGCCTGTATCATGGTAAAGTTCTGGCCGGGTTTGCAGGCTCGGTTGCAGATGCATTTACTTTGTTTGGAAAATTTGAGACGAAACTAGAAGAGTTTAATGGGAATTTAATGCGGGCGGCTGTGGAATTGGCAAAAGAATGGCGTACCGATCGTGTATTAAGAAAATTGGAAGCATTGCTGATCATTATGGATCATGAAAAGATGTTGATTTTATCAGGTAATGGAGAAGTGATAGAGCCAGATGATGGTGTGACTGCAATTGGCTCTGGCGGTGCTTATGCTTTAGCAGCAGCACGTGGCATGGTTAAGTATTCTAACTTATCAGCATCCGAAATAGCGGAAGAAGCGCTAAAGATTGCAGCGGATATATGTGTGTTTACCAATCATCATATTACCGTAGAAGAATTAGATTAG
- the flgB gene encoding flagellar basal body rod protein FlgB yields MIEKITQSPLVNVLSQSLSASNMRHSVISNNIANVNTPGFKKSEVVFESLLAEQLAPTGKHLQMVRTQDKHLPIDETHNGIVNPQIQTIGTTTMRTDGNNVDIDSEMAALAKNTIYYNAVVRQLGDYFSSMKSVIAGQK; encoded by the coding sequence ATGATTGAAAAAATAACCCAGTCGCCATTGGTGAATGTGTTGAGCCAGTCATTAAGTGCTTCAAATATGAGACATAGTGTAATTAGTAATAATATTGCAAATGTAAATACGCCTGGATTTAAGAAAAGTGAAGTTGTTTTTGAAAGCTTGTTGGCAGAACAACTGGCTCCAACTGGCAAGCATTTGCAAATGGTGCGTACACAAGATAAGCATCTCCCGATTGATGAAACGCATAATGGAATTGTAAATCCGCAGATTCAGACCATCGGTACTACAACAATGCGGACGGATGGCAACAACGTTGATATTGATTCAGAAATGGCAGCGTTAGCGAAAAATACAATTTATTATAACGCAGTGGTTAGACAATTAGGTGATTATTTTTCAAGTATGAAATCTGTTATAGCAGGTCAAAAATAA
- the codY gene encoding GTP-sensing pleiotropic transcriptional regulator CodY: MGSLLERTRKINKLLQKSESVEYDGISRVLSNVIGANVYIVDKTGEVFGHAFIDDFECELMIDKVIMQGEFPKHYVNWLLKIDETSPNLQLESGMCAFSQETECFFHNKITTIVPIYGVGERIGTLIVAKFDEKFTDEDLILAEYGATVVGMEVLRDHSQKIEIEARKKATVQIALATLSYSEVEAAINILGELDGNEGLLVASKIADRVGITRSVIVNALRKFESAGVIESKSLGMKGTYIKVLNEHLLEEVHKLKR; this comes from the coding sequence ATTGGTTCATTATTAGAAAGAACAAGAAAAATAAATAAATTATTGCAAAAATCCGAAAGTGTGGAATATGATGGTATCTCGCGTGTATTAAGTAATGTAATTGGAGCCAATGTATATATTGTCGATAAAACGGGGGAAGTTTTTGGGCATGCTTTTATTGATGACTTTGAATGTGAGCTAATGATTGATAAAGTGATCATGCAGGGTGAATTTCCGAAACATTATGTAAATTGGTTGTTAAAAATTGATGAAACTTCACCGAATTTGCAGTTAGAAAGTGGTATGTGTGCATTCAGCCAAGAAACAGAGTGTTTCTTTCATAACAAGATTACTACAATTGTACCGATCTATGGTGTCGGTGAACGGATAGGAACATTAATTGTTGCCAAGTTTGATGAGAAATTTACAGATGAAGATTTGATTTTAGCTGAGTATGGTGCGACTGTTGTTGGTATGGAAGTTCTAAGAGATCATAGTCAAAAAATTGAGATTGAAGCACGAAAAAAAGCAACTGTACAAATCGCTCTGGCAACTTTATCTTATTCAGAGGTGGAAGCAGCGATTAATATTTTAGGTGAATTGGATGGAAACGAAGGTTTACTGGTTGCAAGTAAAATTGCAGATCGCGTAGGAATTACAAGATCCGTTATTGTAAATGCGTTGAGAAAATTTGAAAGTGCGGGTGTGATTGAATCAAAATCACTCGGCATGAAGGGAACATATATTAAAGTGCTCAATGAGCATTTATTAGAAGAAGTTCATAAATTGAAACGATAA